A stretch of DNA from Thalassospiraceae bacterium LMO-SO8:
GCCGACAAGAATTTCACTCTCCCCGATCTTGGATGCGAAATCGATGCCGTACCACTGACGATAAACCGGATTCGTCCTTTCCAGACGCAATTCGGAATCCTTGATCAAGACCGCCACGGGCAGATGGTCGAAGATCGAATTCAACAGGCTTTCGCTCGCCTGTAGTTCGCGGGTCGCGCGCGACCGTCTGTTCCAGCGTTTCCGCCTGACGGGCCAGGGTTTCCTCGGCCTCTTTACGGGCGGTGATGTCGTAATGCCAAACCAGGGCCGCGCTCTCACCCTCGAATTCGACGAGACGCGAATCCATCAACAGCCATACCAGGCGTCCATCCAGG
This window harbors:
- a CDS encoding PAS domain S-box protein, whose protein sequence is MFGAQTEEALNSVPMSETYVDPEDLERLGARFDEEGALDAVEVRRRRLDGRLVWLLMDSRLVEFEGESAALVWHYDITARKEAEETLARQAETLEQTVARDPRTTGERKPVEFDLRPSARGGLDQGFRIASGKDESGLSSVVRHRFRIQDRGE